The following proteins come from a genomic window of Sphaerodactylus townsendi isolate TG3544 unplaced genomic scaffold, MPM_Stown_v2.3 scaffold_1573, whole genome shotgun sequence:
- the LOC125424949 gene encoding dynein light chain 1, cytoplasmic codes for MSDRKAVIKNADMSEEMQQDSVECATQALEKYNIEKDIAAHIKKEFDKKYNPTWHCIVGRNFGSYVTHETKHFIYFYLGQVAILLFKSG; via the coding sequence ATGAGTGACCGCAAGGCCGTGATCAAGAATGCGGATATGTCTGAGGAGATGCAGCAGGACTCGGTGGAGTGTGCCACCCAGGCCTTGGAGAAGTACAACATCGAGAAGGATATCGCTGCCCACATCAAGAAGGAGTTTGACAAGAAGTACAACCCAACTTGGCACTGCATTGTGGGAAGAAACTTTGGCAGCTATGTGACTCACGAGACCAAACACTTCATCTACTTCTACCTGGGTCAAGTTGCCATCCTCCTGTTCAAGTCCGGTTAG